In a single window of the Gossypium hirsutum isolate 1008001.06 chromosome A13, Gossypium_hirsutum_v2.1, whole genome shotgun sequence genome:
- the LOC107893626 gene encoding acyl-CoA-binding domain-containing protein 4, producing MATMARANSGPAYPERFYAAASYAGFDGSPNSNTKDIASRFSNDVALILYALYQQATVGPCNVPKPSSWSPVEHSKWKSWQQLGNMVSTEAMRLFVKILEEEEPGWYSRASNSVSEPVIDVQMNHNSNVEPIIENTNSFVETKIISAENGGLMETEDKDVVSEGLGSIVVYDKWISPPVIGQHPKARYQHGAAVFQDKMYIYGGNHNGRYLNDLHVLDLRSWTWSKVEAKVVPKSVESPSPVNIAPCAGHSLIPWENKLLSIAGHTKVPSETIQVKAFDLQTGTWSVLSTYGKAPVTRAGQSVTLVGTTLVIFGGQDAKRTLLNDLHILNLETMTWNEIDAVGAPPSPRADHAAAIHAERYLLVFGGGSHATCFNDLHVFDLQAMEWSRPTQQGEIPTPRAGHASVTVGENWFIVGGGDNKSGALETVVLNMSTLAWSVVASVEGRVPLASEGLSLVVGSFNGEDMLISFGGYNGHYNNEVNVLKPSHKSTLQSKMMEARVPDSVSAIHNVTNPTRDLESEFEVGHEGKIREIVMDNIDTGHQKFEGEETTERIIATLKVEKEELESSLNKEKLQSLQLKQELAEAKVQNSDLHKELQTIRSQLAAEQSRCFKLEVDVAEQRQKLQTMETLQKELELLQRQKAASQQAALNAKQRQGSGGVWGWLAGSPPQNADNI from the exons atggcGACTATGGCGAGGGCAAACTCTGGCCCAGCATACCCGGAACGATTCTATGCGGCCGCTTCCTACGCTGGCTTCGATGGATCTCCCAATTCCAACACCAAAGACATTGCCTCCAGGTTCTCTAACGACGTCGCTTTGATCCTCTACGCCTTATACCAGCAG GCTACTGTAGGTCCTTGTAATGTTCCAAAGCCTAGTTCATGGAGTCCCGTCGAACATAGCAAATGGAAAAG CTGGCAGCAGCTTGGAAACATGGTTTCTACAGAAGCTATGCGTCTCTTTGTGAAAATATTGGAG GAAGAAGAACCAGGATGGTATTCAAGGGCTTCTAACTCTGTTTCCGAGCCTGTTATAGATGTACAAATGAAT CATAATTCAAATGTTGAGCCTATCATTGAGAACACAAATTCTTTCGTTGAGACAAAGATAATTTCTGCTGAAAATGGAGGTCTGATGGAAACTGAGGACAAAGATGTTGTATCAGAGGGCCTTGGTTCGATTGTTGTATATGATAAATGGATTTCACCCCCAGTAATTGGCCAACATCCCAAAGCCCGCTACCAG CATGGAGCTGCAGTTTTTCAggataaaatgtatatatatggtggaAACCACAATGGACGTTATCTAAATGACCTCCAT GTTCTAGATTTGAGAAGCTGGACTTGGTCAAAGGTCGAAGCTAAGGTTGTACCTAAGTCAGTGGAATCACCATCCCCAGTGAATATAGCCCCGTGTGCTGGTCATTCATTG ATCCCTTGGGAGAACAAGCTTCTTTCAATTGCTGGCCATACAAAAGTGCCTTCTGAAACTATCCAGG TGAAGGCATTTGATCTGCAAACTGGTACATGGTCAGTGTTGAGTACTTATGGCAAAGCACCG GTCACTCGTGCTGGTCAATCTGTGACCCTTGTTGGAACAACCCTAGTGATATTTGGTGGACAGGATGCAAAAAGAACACTCTTGAATGATCTACATATACTTAACCTAGAAACGATGACCTGGAATGAAATTGATGCTGT GGGGGCTCCTCCATCACCACGAGCTGATCATGCTGCTGCTATACATGCAGAGCGTTACCTTCTTGTTTTTGGTGGGGGTTCACATGCTACTTGCTTCAATGATTTGCATGTGTTTGATTTGCAAGCT ATGGAATGGTCAAGACCCACACAACAAGGTGAGATACCAACTCCTAGGGCTGGTCATGCAAGTGTGACTGTTGGGGAGAACTGGTTTATTGTTGGTGGTGGAGACAATAAAAGTG GGGCATTGGAAACTGTTGTCCTCAACATGTCAACCCTCGCTTGGTCAGTTGTGGCATCAGTTGAAGGACGTGTTCCTCTTGCTAGTGAG GGCTTGAGTCTGGTCGTGGGCTCCTTCAATGGTGAAGATATGCTTATATCTTTTGGAGGATATAATGGGCATTATAACAATGAG GTTAATGTTCTTAAGCCAAGTCACAAATCAACCTTGCAATCGAAGATGATGGAGGCTCGTGTTCCTGATAGTGTTTCTGCCATCCATAACGTTACAAATCCTACCAGAGATTTGGAGTCTGAGTTTGAAGTTGGTCACGAAGGAAAGATACGAGAAATTGTTATGGATAATATTGACACAGGGCATCAG AAATTTGAAGGGGAGGAGACTACCGAGCGCATAATAGCAACTCTCAAAGTGGAGAAGGAAGAACTAGAATCGTCACTCAACAAGGAGAAGTTACAGTCTCTCCAGCTAAAGCAAGAACTTGCTGAAGCTAAGGTGCAAAACTCAGATTTGCACAAG GAGCTCCAAACTATACGCAGTCAACTTGCTGCCGAGCAGTCTAGATGTTTTAAATTAGAG GTTGATGTTGCGGAACAAAGACAGAAACTTCAGACGATGGAAACGCTACAAAAGGAGCTTGAACTCCTGCAACGGCAAAAAGCTGCATCTCAACAAGCTGCCTTGAACGCAAAGCAGAGGCAAGGCTCAGGTGGTGTATGGGGTTGGCTTGCAGGTAGCCCTCCTCAAAACGCTGACAATATCTAA
- the LOC107893628 gene encoding autophagy-related protein 18a: protein MSSSDDTLPHPQAECSSPPPNQTQIQLPLLIHQLSFNQDNTCFSAVTDRGFFVFNTEPYRPLICRDFESGLSLLSMLFRFEVFVLVGSSYSPSPSAAATNTKALLWDDHASRCIGELSFRSPIRSIRLRRDTIVVILLHKIYLYNFSDLKLLHQLETTSNPKGLCEVSQISGPMLLVCPGLQKGSVRVENYGSKKCKFINAHSSNITCLALTHDGRVLATASSKGTLIRCFNTLDGTLIQEVRRGADRAEIYCLAFSPTVQWLAVSSDKGTVHVFSLKADSVVLGDDRSTSALESPLSNQSALSSLSILKGVLPKYFSSEWSVAQFRLPEGPRCIVAFGQQKNTIMIIGMDGSFRRCQFDPVNGGQMTQMEEHNFLKQEEHFPSWNEDS, encoded by the exons ATGTCATCCTCCGACGATACCCTTCCGCACCCACAGGCGGAGTGCTCATCCCCGCCCCCAAACCAAACCCAAATCCAACTCCCCCTACTCATCCATCAGCTCTCCTTCAACCAAGACAACACCTGCTTTTCCGCTGTCACCGATCGTGGTTTCTTTGTATTCAACACCGAACCTTACCGTCCTCTTATCTGCCGTGACTTTGAGTCTGGTCTCTCCCTTCTCTCTATGCTTTTTCGCTTCGAAGTCTTTGTCCTTGTGGGCTCCTCCTACTCTCCCTCTCCTTCTGCGGCGGCCACCAACACCAAAGCTCTCCTTTGGGACGACCATGCTTCACGTTGCATCGGTGAGCTCTCATTTCGTTCCCCAATTCGCTCTATCCGTCTCCGCCGTGATACCATCGTGGTCATTCTCTTGCACAAAATCTACCTTTACAACTTTTCGGATTTAAAACTCTTACACCAGCTGGAAACGACTTCAAATCCGAAAGGTTTGTGCGAGGTTTCACAGATTTCCGGACCTATGCTGTTGGTATGTCCAGGCTTGCAAAAGGGAAGCGTCAGAGTAGAGAATTATGGGAGTAAAAAATGTAAATTCATAAATGCTCATAGTTCCAATATCACGTGTTTGGCTTTGACTCACGATGGCAGAGTCTTGGCTACTGCTAGTAGTAAAGGAACTCTAATCAGATGTTTTAATACTTTGGATGGGACCTTGATTCAGGAG GTAAGGAGGGGGGCAGATCGAGCGGAGATATACTGCCTTGCTTTCTCTCCTACTGTGCAGTGGCTTGCGGTCTCGAGTGACAAAGGAACTGTTCATGTCTTTAGCCTCAAGGCTGATTCAGTAGTTTTGGGGGATGATAGGTCAACTAGTGCATTGGAATCACCTCTTTCTAATCAATCAGCTTTATCATCCCTTTCTATTTTGAAAG gTGTTTTGCCAAAATATTTCAGCTCAGAGTGGTCGGTGGCTCAATTCCGGCTGCCTGAAGGTCCCCGGTGCATTGTTGCTTTTGGACAACAAAAGAACACTATCATGATTATTGGCATGGATGGAAG CTTCCGTCGGTGCCAGTTTGACCCGGTGAACGGTGGACAGATGACTCAAATGGAAGAACACAATTTCTTAAAGCAAGAAGAACATTTTCCAAGTTGGAATGAAGATTCATAG